A genomic region of Phragmites australis chromosome 2, lpPhrAust1.1, whole genome shotgun sequence contains the following coding sequences:
- the LOC133893054 gene encoding cytochrome P450 710A1-like: MAAESLSGFLDIRAAAPFLVAAMAFYFLVEQLSYHRKKGPLPGPPLVMPFLGSVAHMLRDPTGFWDGQAARARKSGMGLAADFLVGRFIVFIRDSELSHRVFANVRPDAFHLIGHPFGNKLFGDHNLIYMFGEDHKDLRRRIAPNFTPRALSTYAAIQQRVILSHLRRWLDQSAAEGGKAFPIRVPCRDMNLETSQTVFVGPYLTKEARQQFERDYNLFNVGLMAMPVDLPGFAFRRARQGVARLVRTLRECARESKARMRAGAEPECLVDYWMQHTVREIDEAAAAGHPPPAHTDDEEIGGFLFDFLFAAQDASTSSLCWAVTALDSHPDVVARVRAEVSEVWSPDSGGPITAEQLLAMKYTQAVAREVVRYRPPATLVPHIAGEPFQLTEWYTVPKGAIVFPSVYESSFQGFPDADAFDPERFFSEARREDVAFKRNFLAFGAGAHQCVGQRYALNHLALFLALFVSVVDFKRDRTEGCDDPVYMPTIVPKDGCAVYLKQRCAKFPSF, from the coding sequence ATGGCGGCGGAGTCGCTGTCCGGTTTCTTGGACATCCGAGCGGCGGCGCCGTTCTTGGTAGCGGCGATGGCGTTCTACTTCCTGGTGGAGCAGTTGTCCTACCACCGCAAGAAGGGCCCCCTGCCTGGCCCGCCGCTCGTCATGCCGTTCCTCGGGAGCGTCGCGCACATGCTCCGCGACCCGACGGGGTTCTGGGACGGCCAGGCGGCGCGCGCCAGGAAGTCCGGGATGGGGCTCGCCGCGGATTTCTTGGTCGGGCGGTTCATCGTCTTCATCCGGGACAGCGAGCTGTCCCACCGCGTTTTCGCCAACGTCCGCCCCGACGCGTTCCACCTCATCGGCCACCCCTTCGGGAACAAGCTCTTCGGCGACCACAACCTCATCTACATGTTCGGCGAGGACCACAAGGACCTGCGCCGCCGGATTGCGCCCAACTTCACGCCGCGCGCGCTCTCCACCTACGCCGCAATCCAGCAGCGCGTCATCCTCTCCCACCTTCGGAGGTGGCTCGACCAGAGCGCCGCCGAGGGCGGGAAGGCCTTTCCGATACGGGTGCCCTGCCGCGACATGAACCTGGAGACCTCGCAGACGGTGTTCGTGGGGCCGTACCTCACCAAGGAGGCGAGGCAGCAGTTCGAAAGGGACTACAACCTCTTCAACGTCGGGCTCATGGCGATGCCCGTGGACCTGCCCGGGTTCGCGTTCCGGCGCGCTAGACAGGGCGTGGCGCGGCTGGTGCGCACGCTCAGGGAGTGCGCGCGGGAGAGCAAGGCGCGCATGCGCGCCGGCGCCGAGCCTGAGTGCCTGGTGGATTACTGGATGCAGCATACGGTGCGGGAGATCGACGAGGCGGCTGCGGCGGGCCATCCGCCGCCGGCACACACCGACGACGAGGAGATCGGGGGCTTCCTGTTCGACTTCCTCTTCGCGGCGCAGGACgcgtccacctcctccctcTGCTGGGCCGTGACCGCGCTGGACTCCCACCCGGACGTGGTCGCCCGCGTGCGGGCCGAGGTGTCCGAGGTCTGGTCGCCGGACTCGGGCGGGCCCATCACCGCGGAGCAGCTCCTGGCGATGAAGTACACCCAGGCAGTTGCGCGCGAGGTGGTCCGGTACCGCCCGCCCGCGACGCTGGTGCCGCACATCGCGGGCGAGCCGTTCCAGCTGACGGAGTGGTACACGGTGCCCAAGGGCGCCATCGTGTTCCCGTCGGTGTACGAGTCGTCGTTCCAGGGGTTCCCGGACGCCGACGCGTTCGACCCGGAGCGGTTCTTCTCGGAGGCGCGCCGGGAGGACGTGGCGTTCAAGCGCAACTTCCTGGCGTTCGGCGCCGGCGCGCACCAGTGCGTGGGGCAGCGGTACGCGTTGAACCACCTGGCGCTGTTCTTGGCGCTGTTCGTATCGGTGGTGGACTTCAAGCGGGACAGGACGGAGGGGTGCGACGATCCGGTGTACATGCCGACGATCGTGCCCAAGGACGGCTGCGCCGTGTACCTGAAGCAGCGCTGCGCCAAGTTCCCATCTTTCTGA
- the LOC133893039 gene encoding basic leucine zipper 2-like isoform X2, with amino-acid sequence MAQLPPKIPTMAPTWPEFGGGHHHHAHHHQRSPSVGAFLAAPMPPLPPQHQQQPSWVDEFLDFSAAKRGAHRRSVSDSVAFLEAGPDDNAGVGAHDFYRLDDDQLLSMFSDDLPPPPPQAAPAPCSSSPSDHNSINDEKPDKGETEEAQSECNGDAAAAPGQPASHAAADPKRVKRILANRQSAQRSRVRKLQYISELERSVTSLQTEVSALSPRVAFLDHQRSLLTLGNSHLKQRIAALAQDKIFKDAHQEALKREIERLRQIYHQQSLKNVESPTADAAPIRSDKDLIASEGAAAPCPPS; translated from the exons ATGGCGCAGCTGCCGCCCAAGATCCCCACCATGGCGCCGACCTGGCCGGAGTTCGGGGGCGGGCACCACCACCACGCCCATCACCACCAGCGCAGCCCCTCCGTGGGCGCGTTCCTCGCCGCGCCCATGCCGCCGCTCCCGCcgcagcaccagcagcagccgTCGTGGGTCGACGAGTTCCTCGACTTCTCGGCCGCCAAGCGCGGCGCGCACCGCCGCTCGGTCAGCGACTCCGTGGCATTCCTCGAGGCCGGCCCCGACGACAATGCCGGCGTCGGGGCGCACGACTTCTACCGCCTCGACGACGACCAGCTCCTGTCCATGTTCTCCGAcgacctgccgccgccgcctccgcagGCCGCGCCCGCGCCCTGCTCGTCATCGCCGTCCGACCACAACAGCATCAATGACGAGAAGCCGGACAAGGGCGAGACAGAGGAGGCGCAGAGCGAGTGCAACggggacgccgccgccgcgccggggCAGCCGGCCTCCCACGCCGCAGCTGACCCCAAGCGTGTCAAGAG GATCCTGGCAAACCGGCAGTCCGCGCAGCGGTCGCGCGTGCGCAAGCTGCAGTACATCTCGGAGCTGGAGCGCAGCGTCACGTCGCTTCag ACGGAGGTGTCGGCATTATCCCCGCGCGTGGCGTTCCTCGACCACCAGCGCTCGCTGCTGACGCTGGGGAACAGCCACCTCAAGCAGCGCATCGCGGCGCTCGCGCAGGACAAGATCTTCAAAGATG CTCATCAGGAGGCTCTAAAGAGGGAGATCGAGAGGCTGAGGCAAATCTACCACCAACAAAGCCTCAAGAATGTGGAGTCCCCAACGGCCGATGCGGCCCCGATCCGCAGCGACAAGGATCTGATCGCCAGCGAGGGGGCCGCCGCGCCCTGTCCGCCCTCGTGA
- the LOC133893039 gene encoding basic leucine zipper 2-like isoform X1 yields the protein MAQLPPKIPTMAPTWPEFGGGHHHHAHHHQRSPSVGAFLAAPMPPLPPQHQQQPSWVDEFLDFSAAKRGAHRRSVSDSVAFLEAGPDDNAGVGAHDFYRLDDDQLLSMFSDDLPPPPPQAAPAPCSSSPSDHNSINDEKPDKGETEEAQSECNGDAAAAPGQPASHAAADPKRVKRILANRQSAQRSRVRKLQYISELERSVTSLQTEVSALSPRVAFLDHQRSLLTLGNSHLKQRIAALAQDKIFKDGDRCYHLDYNSRQSLYEFSSRCMYEAAAMMMHYISLTTALTPSEFSVRSSSGGSKEGDREAEANLPPTKPQECGVPNGRCGPDPQRQGSDRQRGGRRALSALVI from the exons ATGGCGCAGCTGCCGCCCAAGATCCCCACCATGGCGCCGACCTGGCCGGAGTTCGGGGGCGGGCACCACCACCACGCCCATCACCACCAGCGCAGCCCCTCCGTGGGCGCGTTCCTCGCCGCGCCCATGCCGCCGCTCCCGCcgcagcaccagcagcagccgTCGTGGGTCGACGAGTTCCTCGACTTCTCGGCCGCCAAGCGCGGCGCGCACCGCCGCTCGGTCAGCGACTCCGTGGCATTCCTCGAGGCCGGCCCCGACGACAATGCCGGCGTCGGGGCGCACGACTTCTACCGCCTCGACGACGACCAGCTCCTGTCCATGTTCTCCGAcgacctgccgccgccgcctccgcagGCCGCGCCCGCGCCCTGCTCGTCATCGCCGTCCGACCACAACAGCATCAATGACGAGAAGCCGGACAAGGGCGAGACAGAGGAGGCGCAGAGCGAGTGCAACggggacgccgccgccgcgccggggCAGCCGGCCTCCCACGCCGCAGCTGACCCCAAGCGTGTCAAGAG GATCCTGGCAAACCGGCAGTCCGCGCAGCGGTCGCGCGTGCGCAAGCTGCAGTACATCTCGGAGCTGGAGCGCAGCGTCACGTCGCTTCag ACGGAGGTGTCGGCATTATCCCCGCGCGTGGCGTTCCTCGACCACCAGCGCTCGCTGCTGACGCTGGGGAACAGCCACCTCAAGCAGCGCATCGCGGCGCTCGCGCAGGACAAGATCTTCAAAGATGGTGACCGCTGTTACCACCTCGATTACAATTCTCGCCAGTCACTATATGAATTCAGTTCACGCTGCATGTATGAAGCTGCAGCCATGATGATGCATTACATCTCACTAACCACTGCTCTGACGCCGTCTGAATTCTCTGTGCGCAGCTCATCAGGAGGCTCTAAAGAGGGAGATCGAGAGGCTGAGGCAAATCTACCACCAACAAAGCCTCAAGAATGTGGAGTCCCCAACGGCCGATGCGGCCCCGATCCGCAGCGACAAGGATCTGATCGCCAGCGAGGGGGCCGCCGCGCCCTGTCCGCCCTCGTGATATGA